One Antiquaquibacter oligotrophicus genomic region harbors:
- a CDS encoding TfoX/Sxy family protein, whose amino-acid sequence MKMPRPSDEAKERFRELVGDFAEASVRPMFANLGAFVNGHMFAGLLGNVVGVKLLDEDLLREARSTPGTVAFGPGGEPLREYVGFPVDWPRDELSDWLAVAYSQLRELPPKEQKKR is encoded by the coding sequence ATGAAGATGCCGCGGCCGAGCGACGAGGCCAAAGAACGCTTTCGCGAACTGGTCGGCGACTTCGCCGAGGCCTCTGTCCGCCCCATGTTCGCAAACCTCGGAGCATTCGTGAACGGCCACATGTTCGCTGGGCTGCTCGGAAACGTCGTCGGGGTCAAACTCCTCGACGAAGATCTCTTGCGTGAAGCGCGATCCACTCCGGGAACCGTCGCGTTCGGCCCCGGTGGAGAACCGTTGCGCGAGTACGTCGGCTTTCCGGTGGACTGGCCGCGGGATGAGCTGAGTGACTGGCTCGCGGTTGCCTACTCCCAACTGCGGGAACTGCCCCCGAAGGAGCAAAAGAAGCGCTAG
- a CDS encoding helix-turn-helix domain-containing protein, producing the protein MGRRIDPGERNGVLHPRNLARYSAGWIDPHPAVADVVDQYWHVNWSLDEPIRQKIIASPSVTLTLERGAVPAPFVLTGVYDRAWERTIQGAGEVFAIRLRPAGLAVLTDLVPLAIMNSTLPVTEALDSRSHSLLSTLPNGSPRERADAADSLILEMLGERPISRVGRLANDVVAAIGQDGPSVAELAARFATSERSIQRALRATLGQGPKWVARWLRLQDVVRLLSSDESPTAAAAKLGYSDQAHLINDFRDAVGMTPGAYIASLRTLMG; encoded by the coding sequence ATGGGTCGCCGGATCGATCCTGGTGAGCGCAACGGCGTGCTGCATCCGCGCAACCTCGCCCGCTACAGCGCGGGTTGGATCGATCCACATCCGGCGGTGGCCGACGTGGTCGATCAGTACTGGCATGTGAACTGGAGCCTCGACGAGCCGATCCGTCAGAAGATCATCGCCTCACCTTCCGTGACATTGACTCTCGAGCGCGGCGCCGTGCCCGCCCCGTTTGTGCTGACCGGCGTCTACGACAGGGCGTGGGAGAGAACGATTCAGGGAGCAGGCGAGGTTTTCGCCATCCGACTTCGCCCCGCTGGGCTCGCCGTCCTCACCGACCTCGTGCCACTCGCGATCATGAACTCGACGCTGCCCGTCACCGAGGCGCTCGACTCACGCTCGCACTCTCTCCTCTCGACCTTGCCAAACGGCTCACCTCGGGAACGAGCAGACGCCGCAGATTCATTGATCCTCGAGATGCTCGGCGAGCGACCCATTTCACGCGTGGGCCGACTGGCGAACGACGTGGTTGCCGCGATCGGGCAGGACGGACCTTCTGTCGCCGAGCTGGCCGCCCGATTTGCCACAAGCGAGCGTTCGATTCAACGAGCCCTGCGCGCCACCCTCGGCCAAGGACCGAAATGGGTGGCCCGGTGGCTGCGACTGCAAGACGTCGTCCGCTTACTTTCGTCTGACGAGTCCCCAACAGCCGCGGCCGCCAAGCTCGGCTACAGCGATCAGGCGCACCTCATCAATGACTTTCGCGACGCGGTCGGGATGACGCCGGGCGCGTACATCGCCTCTCTGCGAACACTTATGGGCTAA
- a CDS encoding DUF6157 family protein: protein MHSTNYFDTFILVADDSPALEGVVPPTRPSPSVAEMTYRMIAQNPYGHTSDDVIFTVWADRRGIPHDERVQAREEFFAKGQPCLRSSDLGKRYGWGIHSDSEGRVALVAVDTPEYAMLAAGSSPEEGRVRVTRAMRSKR from the coding sequence ATGCACTCCACCAATTACTTCGACACCTTCATCCTGGTTGCCGACGATAGCCCTGCGCTGGAGGGTGTTGTTCCTCCCACACGACCGTCACCGAGTGTCGCCGAGATGACGTATCGGATGATTGCCCAGAACCCGTACGGTCACACATCGGATGACGTGATCTTCACCGTGTGGGCGGATCGTCGTGGCATTCCGCATGACGAAAGAGTGCAGGCTCGCGAGGAGTTTTTCGCGAAAGGACAACCGTGCTTGCGTTCGAGCGACCTCGGCAAACGCTACGGCTGGGGAATTCACTCCGATAGTGAGGGTCGGGTCGCTCTTGTCGCTGTAGACACACCCGAATACGCGATGCTCGCCGCAGGGTCGAGTCCGGAAGAGGGTCGCGTTCGAGTCACGCGGGCAATGCGCTCGAAGCGTTAG
- a CDS encoding iron-sulfur cluster assembly accessory protein: MLTLTETASTVVKSIIDRDPNVNDGALRIASGTSERDFAIAVVSGPEPGDDLVESDGARVFLEQGASQALGDKTLDAQVSETGSVTFALVPQG, from the coding sequence ATGCTTACCCTCACGGAAACAGCAAGTACGGTCGTCAAGTCGATCATCGACCGCGATCCGAACGTGAACGACGGGGCACTGCGCATCGCCAGCGGAACAAGCGAACGCGACTTCGCTATCGCCGTGGTCTCCGGCCCTGAGCCGGGAGATGACCTGGTGGAGTCCGATGGCGCGCGTGTCTTTTTGGAGCAGGGCGCCTCGCAGGCGCTCGGTGACAAGACGCTGGACGCTCAGGTGTCCGAGACGGGGTCTGTGACCTTCGCTCTCGTGCCCCAGGGCTGA
- a CDS encoding coenzyme F420-0:L-glutamate ligase: MTSVAGSDPVSRSTARPESYAGGMLTLFALDGIPEIVPGDDLGQIIGDAASELLDGDIVVVTSKIVSKAEGRVVNATDREAAIDAETVRIVATREHAGGVTRIVETRQGLVLAAAGVDASNTPDGTVLLLPVDPDASANTIARTLRDRFRVAVGVLVTDTLGRPWREGQTDVAIGAAGIRVLDDLRGTRDSSGRRLDATIAAVADEIAGAADLVKGKTSGRPVAIVRGLGHLVGSLELPGARAIVRPAADDMFRLGSAEAWAEGFRAGSSREEGTRG; the protein is encoded by the coding sequence GTGACTTCGGTCGCCGGGTCCGATCCCGTTAGCCGGAGTACTGCTCGCCCCGAGTCCTACGCTGGGGGGATGCTCACTCTCTTCGCCCTCGACGGGATCCCCGAAATCGTTCCGGGGGACGACCTCGGTCAGATCATCGGCGATGCCGCGAGCGAGTTGCTCGACGGCGACATCGTGGTTGTGACGTCGAAGATCGTCAGCAAAGCCGAGGGACGGGTGGTGAATGCCACCGATCGCGAGGCCGCGATCGACGCCGAAACGGTGCGCATCGTCGCGACGCGAGAGCACGCCGGAGGAGTCACGCGCATCGTCGAAACTCGCCAGGGTCTCGTGCTCGCCGCGGCCGGGGTCGACGCGTCGAACACTCCCGACGGCACCGTTCTGCTCCTGCCGGTGGACCCGGATGCCTCGGCGAACACGATCGCGCGAACCCTCCGTGATCGCTTCCGTGTCGCCGTAGGGGTGCTCGTCACGGACACCCTGGGACGCCCCTGGCGGGAAGGGCAGACGGATGTGGCGATCGGGGCGGCGGGCATCCGTGTGCTCGATGATCTGCGGGGAACCCGCGACTCGTCGGGGCGCCGGCTCGACGCGACAATCGCGGCCGTCGCCGACGAGATCGCTGGTGCCGCGGACCTCGTCAAAGGCAAAACGTCTGGTCGACCCGTTGCGATCGTTCGTGGCCTGGGTCATCTGGTGGGGTCGCTCGAGCTTCCCGGGGCCCGTGCGATCGTGCGGCCAGCCGCCGACGACATGTTTCGACTCGGGTCGGCGGAAGCGTGGGCCGAAGGCTTCCGTGCCGGCAGCTCTCGTGAGGAGGGAACCCGCGGGTAG
- a CDS encoding PLD nuclease N-terminal domain-containing protein, with protein MHVVLGLAILVATIYSLVDAIRIDSSRVKHIDKIAWVLLIIFIPLVGTILWWTMGREYWPRPSRTVEVQPYRASREPLTDDEIDAAVEAEITRHENEARIRRLERELRDLKGE; from the coding sequence ATGCACGTGGTTCTCGGTCTCGCCATCCTGGTGGCGACCATTTACAGCCTCGTGGACGCCATCCGTATCGATTCGTCACGTGTGAAACACATCGACAAGATCGCTTGGGTGCTGCTCATCATCTTCATTCCGCTTGTTGGCACGATTTTGTGGTGGACGATGGGCCGAGAGTACTGGCCCCGCCCGTCCCGCACCGTCGAGGTGCAGCCCTACCGTGCATCCCGCGAGCCGCTCACCGACGACGAGATCGACGCTGCCGTTGAGGCGGAGATCACCCGCCATGAGAACGAGGCGCGCATCCGTCGACTCGAGCGCGAATTGCGCGACCTCAAGGGGGAGTAG
- the cofC gene encoding 2-phospho-L-lactate guanylyltransferase has protein sequence MIIPVKGARQASKSRFGPGDHRDLALAMALDTVAAALVVAPVVVVTVGGAEFQSLGARVVQDAGLGLNAAIQSGLAVVDGSTTGTVALLADHPALQPTELREALAAAEEFERSMVADSDGSGTALVAARAGVGHDLAFGANSRAAHRARGYVELDGGWPGLRRDIDVPDHFGGLNLGPRTLEFVQR, from the coding sequence GTGATTATCCCTGTCAAGGGCGCGCGGCAGGCGTCCAAATCGCGGTTCGGCCCCGGCGACCATCGTGATCTCGCGCTCGCGATGGCGCTCGACACTGTCGCGGCAGCCCTCGTGGTCGCACCCGTAGTGGTGGTGACGGTGGGCGGTGCCGAGTTCCAGTCCCTCGGCGCGCGTGTGGTTCAGGATGCCGGACTGGGCCTGAACGCGGCGATCCAGTCTGGCCTTGCCGTTGTGGACGGCTCCACAACGGGCACGGTAGCGCTCTTGGCTGATCATCCCGCACTCCAGCCAACGGAGCTGCGGGAGGCTCTCGCTGCCGCGGAAGAGTTCGAGCGCTCGATGGTCGCCGACAGCGACGGTTCCGGGACGGCCCTCGTCGCAGCACGGGCCGGTGTGGGCCACGACCTGGCGTTCGGCGCCAACTCGCGCGCCGCTCATCGCGCTCGGGGGTACGTCGAACTCGACGGCGGATGGCCTGGTCTCCGGCGCGATATCGATGTGCCAGACCACTTCGGCGGCCTCAACCTCGGCCCCCGCACTCTCGAGTTCGTCCAGCGCTGA
- a CDS encoding AAA family ATPase, with protein sequence MTPDEFHARAQAVLRSMESVIDGKRSALETALTVLLAEGHLLIEDVPGVGKTMLARAMARSVDCSVSRIQFTPDLLPADITGVSIYNQADRQFEFKPGPVFANIVIGDEINRASPKTQSALLESMEERQVTVDGRTYTLATPFIVVATQNPIEMEGTYPLPEAQRDRFMARISMGYPDAGAELEMVRSRDLVSPLDALRPVVTSHQLVAMIGTVRRVYASPAVEEYAVALAQATRRDPDLRLGASPRATLQLVRAAKARAALAGRDFVLPDDIDALVVPVFAHRVIGARRLSGGAANSSTAVADVLQRIAATTPVPLGSAAQS encoded by the coding sequence ATGACACCGGACGAATTCCATGCGAGGGCGCAAGCGGTGCTCCGAAGCATGGAAAGCGTCATCGATGGCAAACGCTCGGCCCTCGAAACCGCGCTCACTGTACTTCTCGCCGAGGGGCACCTGCTCATTGAGGACGTTCCCGGTGTGGGCAAAACCATGCTGGCGAGGGCGATGGCGCGTTCCGTGGATTGCTCGGTCTCGCGCATCCAGTTCACCCCTGACCTGCTCCCCGCCGACATCACGGGTGTCTCGATCTATAACCAGGCCGACCGCCAGTTCGAGTTCAAGCCGGGCCCTGTGTTCGCGAACATCGTTATCGGGGACGAGATCAACCGAGCGAGTCCGAAGACCCAGTCGGCTCTCCTGGAAAGCATGGAAGAGCGGCAGGTGACGGTCGACGGTCGCACGTACACACTTGCGACCCCGTTCATCGTTGTCGCGACCCAGAACCCGATCGAGATGGAGGGTACGTATCCGCTTCCGGAGGCCCAGCGGGACCGCTTCATGGCACGGATTTCGATGGGATATCCGGATGCCGGGGCCGAACTAGAGATGGTGCGAAGCCGCGATCTCGTCAGCCCCCTCGACGCGCTGCGCCCGGTGGTGACGAGCCACCAACTGGTTGCGATGATCGGCACCGTTCGCCGGGTTTATGCGAGCCCGGCTGTCGAGGAGTACGCGGTGGCCCTCGCACAGGCCACGCGGCGCGACCCCGACCTGCGCCTCGGTGCCAGTCCCCGCGCGACACTCCAACTCGTGCGCGCAGCGAAGGCACGAGCGGCTCTTGCCGGTCGTGACTTCGTCCTGCCGGACGACATCGACGCCCTGGTTGTCCCCGTCTTCGCTCACCGTGTCATCGGTGCACGACGCCTGTCGGGTGGTGCGGCGAACTCCAGCACGGCCGTGGCCGATGTGCTCCAGCGAATCGCCGCAACCACTCCCGTGCCTCTCGGGTCGGCCGCGCAGTCCTGA
- a CDS encoding DUF58 domain-containing protein: protein MPRDRERYGALHTQGFRLTRRGWGFLVVSGVTAFAAYVGARGILLFVAALLVVLPIGALLLVILRRPRISVTRHFSPELVPVGSSTRVRLTLRNTARLPSLPALWSDEVPWYPFATAWSDLPSIPRRGVLIAEYDLPAPVRGLVEVGPLSVRISDGFGLATNTVSLGASKSLVVTPDVVELPSASLVIPAGDGEATLVQRRASGDDDDTMTREYRRGDSMRRVHWRASARHGDLMVRQEEQRSFPEARLLIDTEESGYPDHDGLQSDAFEWVVRMLASSSVNLRRNGFHVSIEESGAAQLAAVANTRQRTWGDEELLLKLAELDLTPVAGERRPRSARESGPIIALVSAPSPAVIEWMLGKRQRGELAVAFIARGLTAADHIGFGGHSPSEAARRFAEDGWLIVPVRSDDDPAAAWEAIVVESGRARAAD, encoded by the coding sequence ATGCCGCGAGACCGGGAGCGCTACGGCGCGCTTCACACGCAGGGATTCCGCCTGACCCGTCGCGGGTGGGGCTTTTTGGTCGTGTCGGGTGTCACCGCGTTTGCGGCATATGTAGGGGCGCGCGGCATCCTGCTTTTTGTCGCGGCGCTCCTCGTTGTACTGCCGATCGGCGCGCTGCTGTTGGTGATCCTGCGCCGGCCCCGTATCTCGGTGACCCGCCACTTCTCACCAGAACTGGTGCCCGTCGGTTCCTCGACTCGCGTGCGCCTGACCCTCCGTAACACGGCACGGCTGCCGAGCCTGCCCGCGCTGTGGAGCGATGAGGTGCCCTGGTACCCCTTCGCGACGGCGTGGTCCGACCTGCCCTCGATCCCGCGGCGTGGTGTGCTCATCGCCGAATACGACCTCCCGGCACCGGTGCGTGGCCTTGTCGAGGTGGGGCCGCTGTCGGTGCGGATCTCCGACGGGTTCGGACTCGCGACCAACACGGTGAGCCTCGGCGCGTCGAAGTCTCTTGTGGTGACACCGGACGTCGTCGAGCTGCCGAGCGCGTCTCTCGTGATCCCCGCGGGCGATGGGGAAGCGACACTCGTGCAACGCCGAGCATCCGGCGACGACGATGACACGATGACGCGGGAGTACCGCCGGGGCGATTCGATGCGCAGGGTGCACTGGCGGGCATCCGCGCGTCACGGTGATCTCATGGTGCGCCAGGAGGAGCAACGTAGCTTTCCCGAAGCTCGCCTCCTGATCGACACGGAGGAATCGGGCTACCCCGATCACGATGGACTCCAGAGCGACGCTTTCGAGTGGGTTGTACGGATGCTCGCGTCGAGCTCGGTGAACCTGCGCCGCAACGGTTTCCACGTGTCGATCGAGGAGTCGGGTGCCGCGCAACTCGCTGCCGTCGCAAACACACGCCAGCGCACGTGGGGTGATGAGGAACTCCTGCTGAAACTCGCGGAGCTCGATCTCACTCCCGTGGCCGGCGAGCGTCGGCCACGTTCGGCACGGGAATCCGGGCCCATCATCGCGCTGGTCAGTGCACCGTCACCCGCGGTGATCGAGTGGATGCTCGGCAAACGTCAACGCGGAGAGTTGGCGGTCGCCTTCATCGCGCGGGGGTTGACCGCGGCCGATCACATCGGCTTCGGCGGACATTCGCCGTCCGAAGCCGCCCGTCGTTTTGCGGAGGACGGCTGGCTCATCGTGCCCGTGCGCTCGGACGACGACCCCGCAGCCGCGTGGGAGGCCATCGTCGTCGAATCGGGGAGAGCCCGTGCCGCGGACTAA
- a CDS encoding transglutaminase family protein, whose product MSGLLLAAIGIAFSSLAPAFEGSDWWLRGMVVSAAILLAASATRSLTRVRVLASVIALVVAIVVMTFFFVPSTAIFGVIPTGESFAAFRELDVAGNNDIATQTVPAEATEGIRFLLCLGVAAVTIAVDALVQLFRVPALAGIPLLILLLVPGLIRAEFADPAPFAFVAAIWLAVLIVSSGRSVTRATVVTGAVALVAALIVPAFLPGIEAPESSSAAGGSGATASLNPIITLGADLRNGAPVDALEYRTSDDSPQYLRLTALSNFTGESWAPTGLPRDGTDIEEMGPVPGLGEGITATPLTTTVEVEGVSSRWLPVPYAASGITGLDGEWNWESEGLTVRSADSNARDQQFEVSSVRAEPSVEQLVASDATPVTGMEQYLELPDELPAIVGETAAEVVLGAGSSYERAIALQAFFRAGSFTYSEDAPVDQDFDGSGAEVLAPFLEVRSGYCVHFSSAMAAMARTLGIPSRVIVGFTPGLPFPSGQNGQFTSYQVTTENLHAWPELYFGGIGWVRFEPTPTRGVPPQFAPLDADDPSTPDVDESVPPPTETDPQPVPTPTTTAEAPENLGPDAADENTPADTRQSGIPLGLVVSALAVLVVLSPALLRALVRARRLRAVARGSALDAWKELRDTLDDLGHRVGEELTPQQLVAELAPVLDAEGAAALSRVRDAVETHAFRPAPAEPAPADLRRVLRSMYRSAGVGRSLLAVLAPRSLVRPFLPDVAV is encoded by the coding sequence GTGAGCGGACTCCTGCTCGCGGCGATCGGGATCGCCTTCTCGAGCCTCGCTCCGGCGTTCGAGGGCTCGGACTGGTGGCTCCGCGGCATGGTCGTGAGTGCGGCGATTCTGCTCGCGGCATCCGCCACACGTTCGCTCACGCGCGTGCGTGTTCTGGCCTCGGTGATCGCCCTAGTCGTCGCCATCGTCGTCATGACGTTCTTTTTTGTGCCGTCCACGGCGATCTTCGGGGTGATCCCGACGGGCGAGAGTTTTGCTGCGTTCCGTGAACTGGATGTCGCGGGCAACAACGACATCGCGACCCAGACGGTTCCCGCGGAGGCGACGGAGGGCATCCGGTTCCTCCTCTGCCTCGGGGTCGCGGCCGTGACGATCGCGGTGGACGCGCTTGTGCAGCTCTTCCGAGTGCCGGCGCTCGCGGGCATCCCGCTGCTCATACTCCTGCTCGTGCCCGGCCTCATTCGGGCGGAGTTCGCTGACCCGGCGCCCTTCGCATTTGTCGCCGCCATCTGGCTCGCAGTGCTCATCGTCAGCTCTGGTAGGTCGGTCACGCGTGCCACCGTGGTGACGGGTGCGGTGGCGCTCGTGGCGGCCCTCATCGTTCCCGCGTTCCTGCCGGGTATCGAGGCGCCAGAGTCCTCGTCTGCCGCTGGCGGTTCCGGCGCGACCGCGAGCCTCAATCCGATCATCACACTCGGCGCCGACCTGCGAAACGGAGCGCCCGTTGACGCACTCGAGTACCGCACGAGCGACGACAGTCCGCAGTACTTGCGGCTCACCGCGCTGAGTAATTTCACAGGTGAGTCCTGGGCCCCGACCGGTCTCCCGCGCGACGGAACCGACATCGAGGAGATGGGCCCGGTGCCCGGCCTCGGCGAGGGCATCACGGCGACGCCGCTCACGACGACCGTCGAGGTCGAGGGTGTTTCGAGCAGGTGGCTGCCGGTGCCCTACGCCGCATCGGGTATCACTGGCCTCGACGGAGAGTGGAATTGGGAATCGGAGGGCCTCACCGTTCGCTCGGCCGACAGCAACGCTCGTGATCAGCAGTTCGAGGTGAGTAGTGTGCGCGCCGAGCCTTCCGTGGAGCAACTCGTCGCCTCGGACGCGACCCCCGTCACCGGTATGGAGCAATACCTGGAGTTGCCGGACGAGCTCCCGGCCATCGTGGGGGAGACCGCCGCCGAGGTCGTGCTGGGCGCCGGCTCGTCGTACGAGCGGGCGATCGCCCTGCAGGCGTTTTTCCGCGCTGGTAGCTTCACCTACTCGGAGGATGCACCCGTCGATCAGGACTTCGACGGCTCCGGTGCCGAGGTACTCGCGCCATTCCTCGAGGTGAGGTCCGGGTACTGCGTTCACTTCTCTTCCGCGATGGCTGCCATGGCGCGGACCCTCGGGATCCCCTCGCGTGTGATCGTTGGCTTCACACCGGGCCTACCCTTCCCGAGTGGTCAGAACGGCCAGTTCACGAGCTACCAGGTCACCACCGAAAACCTCCACGCCTGGCCGGAGCTGTATTTCGGCGGTATCGGGTGGGTGCGCTTCGAGCCGACCCCCACACGCGGTGTTCCACCACAGTTCGCGCCGCTGGATGCCGATGACCCCAGCACACCGGACGTCGACGAGTCGGTGCCACCGCCGACCGAAACCGACCCGCAACCCGTGCCGACACCGACCACGACGGCCGAAGCGCCCGAGAACCTGGGCCCGGACGCGGCGGACGAGAACACACCAGCCGATACGAGACAGTCGGGCATCCCGCTCGGACTCGTGGTGTCCGCGCTCGCCGTGCTCGTGGTGCTGAGCCCGGCGCTCCTGAGGGCGCTAGTGCGTGCTCGACGTCTCCGTGCCGTGGCGCGAGGTTCCGCGCTCGACGCGTGGAAGGAACTCCGCGACACTCTCGACGACCTGGGGCATCGTGTCGGGGAGGAGTTGACACCTCAGCAACTGGTCGCGGAACTCGCGCCGGTGCTCGACGCCGAGGGTGCAGCAGCTCTGTCGAGAGTGCGAGACGCGGTGGAGACCCACGCCTTCCGCCCGGCTCCCGCCGAACCCGCTCCCGCCGACCTCCGCCGTGTGCTGCGCTCGATGTACCGATCGGCAGGTGTCGGACGCAGTCTCCTTGCCGTCCTCGCGCCGAGGTCTCTCGTGAGACCGTTCCTCCCCGACGTGGCCGTTTAG
- a CDS encoding aminotransferase-like domain-containing protein, translating to MKSVVLAIDEPTPRGIAAGISRLITTGDLAPGDRLPTVRALAAELGVSPATVSHAWQTLAAAGLIVTRGRSGSTVRAVPREWLPLRYRDFEGETDARLDLSRGTPDPELLPRIALDRAGALADTQSYQLKPDIPHLHDLLRDTWPAPVESITVTNGALDAIDRVLASLVRFGDRVVVENPTFPPFLDLLEQYGLEGIPVALDADGMRVDQFTRALSASPTIVLLQPRAHNPTGVSMTPSRAEQLARALRRSRTAQATVVVEDDHSGAISTAPDVSLATWLPERVLHIRSFSKSHGPDLRIGALGGPRDLVDRIVARRLLGPGWTSRMVQSILFTLLTAPESVGQIDAARDAYARRQDEFRAAMRAFDVDLPDGDGLNAWLPVADERAALVSLAAAGIRVAPGSPFRLVAGEPHVRVTVGLVRDDVEVIASALAAASRA from the coding sequence GTGAAGTCGGTAGTCCTCGCGATCGACGAGCCCACACCGCGAGGCATCGCGGCCGGAATCTCGCGGCTCATCACAACCGGCGACCTCGCGCCGGGCGACCGCCTACCGACCGTGCGAGCCCTCGCCGCGGAACTGGGGGTCAGCCCCGCGACGGTCTCCCACGCGTGGCAGACCCTTGCCGCGGCCGGGCTCATCGTCACGCGTGGTCGCAGCGGAAGCACCGTGCGGGCAGTGCCCCGCGAATGGTTGCCGTTGCGCTATCGCGACTTTGAAGGCGAGACGGATGCCCGCCTCGACCTCTCTCGTGGCACCCCAGATCCCGAGCTTCTCCCCCGCATCGCGCTGGATCGCGCTGGCGCCCTCGCCGACACGCAGAGCTATCAGCTCAAGCCCGACATCCCGCACCTGCACGACCTGCTGAGGGATACCTGGCCCGCTCCGGTCGAATCGATCACGGTCACCAATGGTGCGCTCGACGCCATCGATCGGGTGCTTGCCTCACTCGTGCGTTTCGGGGACAGGGTTGTGGTGGAGAATCCGACCTTCCCGCCGTTTCTCGACCTGCTGGAGCAGTACGGTCTCGAGGGCATCCCCGTCGCTCTTGACGCGGACGGAATGCGGGTCGACCAGTTCACTCGGGCCCTGAGCGCTTCGCCCACGATCGTGTTGCTGCAGCCCCGCGCACACAACCCGACAGGGGTATCGATGACGCCGTCCCGCGCGGAACAACTGGCTCGGGCTCTGCGCCGGTCGCGTACCGCCCAGGCAACCGTGGTGGTCGAGGACGACCATTCCGGGGCGATCTCGACCGCGCCCGATGTGAGCCTCGCCACGTGGCTGCCGGAGCGTGTGCTGCACATCCGGAGCTTCTCAAAGAGTCACGGGCCTGACCTCAGGATCGGTGCGCTCGGCGGTCCCCGTGATCTGGTCGATCGCATCGTCGCACGCCGCCTCCTCGGCCCCGGGTGGACGTCGCGTATGGTTCAGTCGATTCTTTTCACTCTCCTCACCGCCCCGGAGTCGGTGGGCCAGATCGACGCCGCACGCGACGCCTACGCACGGCGCCAGGACGAATTCCGCGCGGCGATGCGAGCCTTCGACGTTGACCTCCCGGACGGGGACGGACTCAACGCCTGGCTGCCCGTTGCCGACGAGCGGGCGGCCCTCGTGAGTCTTGCGGCAGCGGGCATCCGTGTGGCTCCCGGGTCGCCGTTCCGGCTGGTCGCGGGCGAACCTCACGTGCGCGTCACGGTCGGCCTCGTCAGAGACGACGTCGAGGTGATCGCGAGTGCCCTCGCCGCGGCGTCGCGGGCATAG
- a CDS encoding nitrilase-related carbon-nitrogen hydrolase, giving the protein MTVIRAAITQTTWTGDKESMLDKHEQFARDAAADGAQVICFQELFYGPYFGITEDKKYYRYAEPADGPIVQRFAELAKELGIVMILPIYEEDITGVYYNTAVVVDADGTILGKYRKHHIPHLDRFWEKFYFRPGNLGYPVFDTAVGKIGVYICYDRHFPEGWRELGLNGAHMVFNPNATKPGLSNRLWEVEGPAAAVANGYFVLQPNRVGREDNEYGDLAVDFYGTSQIIDPRGNFVGEKGSGEHEEILIRDIDLDMVQQMRDDWQFYRDRRPESYTSIPKP; this is encoded by the coding sequence ATGACCGTCATTCGCGCAGCGATCACCCAGACCACCTGGACGGGCGACAAAGAGTCCATGCTCGATAAGCACGAGCAGTTTGCGCGGGATGCCGCGGCCGACGGAGCGCAGGTGATCTGCTTCCAGGAGCTCTTCTACGGCCCGTACTTCGGTATCACCGAAGACAAGAAGTACTACCGCTACGCGGAGCCGGCAGACGGCCCGATAGTTCAGAGATTTGCCGAGCTTGCGAAGGAGCTCGGCATTGTCATGATCCTCCCCATCTACGAGGAGGACATCACCGGGGTCTACTACAACACCGCCGTTGTGGTCGACGCTGACGGCACCATCCTCGGTAAGTACCGAAAGCACCACATCCCGCACCTTGACCGGTTCTGGGAGAAGTTCTACTTCCGCCCGGGCAACCTCGGCTACCCGGTTTTCGACACGGCGGTCGGCAAGATCGGTGTCTACATTTGCTACGACCGACACTTCCCCGAGGGATGGCGCGAGTTGGGCCTTAACGGCGCTCACATGGTCTTCAACCCCAACGCCACCAAGCCGGGCCTCTCGAACCGCCTGTGGGAGGTCGAAGGGCCCGCCGCCGCGGTCGCCAACGGCTACTTCGTGTTGCAGCCCAACCGCGTCGGTCGCGAAGACAACGAGTACGGCGACCTCGCGGTCGACTTCTACGGCACGAGCCAGATCATCGACCCGCGCGGCAACTTCGTCGGTGAGAAGGGATCCGGCGAGCACGAGGAGATCCTCATTCGCGACATCGACCTCGACATGGTCCAGCAGATGCGCGACGACTGGCAGTTCTACCGCGACCGCCGCCCCGAGTCCTACACGTCGATTCCGAAGCCGTAG